In Zingiber officinale cultivar Zhangliang chromosome 11B, Zo_v1.1, whole genome shotgun sequence, a single window of DNA contains:
- the LOC122033806 gene encoding uncharacterized protein LOC122033806, translated as MVATAVFRRCLQLIVFAAAAACSLANSNFINKTCEVAYSQDFCFSMLISDRRSINASTAPELAYIALDIDATADISSTVGVLQQIADKNQGTDLEAALNQCIMIYNNAGGDLEDARDAVGSKEYSNADALIDSAATSPDGCQNMFDDVEMPAPVAEKGEWLGERIDVCSALVKALFNQ; from the coding sequence ATGGTCGCCACCGCCGTCTTCCGCCGATGTCTCCAACTCATCGTCTTCGCTGCTGCAGCCGCCTGTTCGCTCGCCAACAGCAACTTCATCAACAAAACCTGTGAAGTCGCCTACAGCCAAGACTTCTGCTTCTCCATGCTCATTTCCGACCGCCGGAGCATCAACGCCTCCACCGCGCCTGAGCTCGCCTACATCGCGCTCGACATCGACGCCACCGCCGACATTTCCTCCACCGTTGGAGTGTTACAACAGATTGCCGACAAGAACCAGGGCACGGATCTGGAGGCGGCGCTGAACCAGTGCATAATGATTTACAACAACGCCGGCGGGGATCTCGAGGACGCACGCGACGCCGTCGGCAGCAAGGAATACAGCAATGCCGATGCTTTGATCGACTCTGCCGCCACTTCGCCTGATGGCTGCCAAAATATGTTCGACGATGTGGAGATGCCGGCGCCGGTGGCGGAGAAAGGGGAGTGGCTAGGCGAGAGAATTGACGTCTGCTCTGCCCTTGTGAAGGCGCTGTTTAATCAATAG